The genomic region AAAAGCACAAAGAAGTTATATTCCACCAAAAATAATTGTTGGAATGAATAAATTTTCAGTTTTTATTGACCCATATAAAATTAAAGAAAAAAAGATTTATAAAAATTGTAACTGGGTTGGATATTCTTCAAGATATTCTCTTGTTTTCATTTATATTCCAGAAAAATCCAATATAACAATTGAACCTGATTCAAATTTTATAAATTTAGTCCTTTTATATGAAAATTTGAATTTTCACAAAGGAGAAGAAAAAACATACCAGTTTAAATTTTATGCAGGACCATCTGATTACTTTATTGCAAGAAATTACATAAAAGAGGATGTTTTTGGAAAAGGTTTTTTTACAGTAATTGGAAGGTTTTTGTTTTTTATTTTAAATGGTATTCATAAAGTTATTCCAAATTGGGGATTAGCAATAATCATTTTAACTTTTATAATAAAGATTTTATTTTTCCCATTGACAAGGAAAAGTTTATATTCAATGAAACAACTCCAAAAATTAAGACCGTATTTACAGGATATACAAAAAAAATATAAGGACAATCCCTATCAATTACAGAAAGAACTTATGAATATTTATAAAGAATACAATATAAATCCATTTGCAGGCTGTCTTCCAACTATAATTCAAATCCCTATATTTATAGGTTTTTTTCTTGCTTTAAGAAATTCTATATTTTTAAGAGGAGCACCTTTCATATTATGGATAAAAGACCTCTCTATGCCTGATACTGTTTTTAAGATAAATGGTTTTCCAGTGAATATCTTACCAATTTTAATGACAATAACTTCTTATTTCCAGCAAAAACTAACTCCCCAAACAGAAC from bacterium harbors:
- a CDS encoding YidC/Oxa1 family insertase periplasmic-domain containing protein, whose amino-acid sequence is MDKINEEIRLLIAFTLSILIIFIFSRFQTTKNSPSQYKKIQQEQQILTPETKTEIIQIPEGETIEFENKDYYLTLDKKGGYIKEIGLKKFLRKNEKFFPLSDGNLFFYTPGVHSEFEYNLKISNLNNEVFLTKETPDFYYQKKFRVPENNYIFQYEEILKNKTDKDTELKDYRIEILKINLQNIKAQRSYIPPKIIVGMNKFSVFIDPYKIKEKKIYKNCNWVGYSSRYSLVFIYIPEKSNITIEPDSNFINLVLLYENLNFHKGEEKTYQFKFYAGPSDYFIARNYIKEDVFGKGFFTVIGRFLFFILNGIHKVIPNWGLAIIILTFIIKILFFPLTRKSLYSMKQLQKLRPYLQDIQKKYKDNPYQLQKELMNIYKEYNINPFAGCLPTIIQIPIFIGFFLALRNSIFLRGAPFILWIKDLSMPDTVFKINGFPVNILPILMTITSYFQQKLTPQTEPSQKSLTILMPLMFLFILYNFPSGLLLYWVTMNIASLIEQYFVSTNSFRIKLKK